In Streptomyces nodosus, one DNA window encodes the following:
- a CDS encoding MFS transporter, with protein sequence MRSWVPLIAVCLGTFMLLLDVTIAIVALPDMARALHASLSDLQWVMDGYALALAALLLGAGAAADVLGHRRVQITGVVVFALASLLCGLSTGPGMLVAARGLQGAGAAAMFATTLPLLGTVYQGKQRSTALGVWGAISGAAAAVGPVLGGLLTDGPGWRWIFFVNLPVSVLAVVLTLRVVPESRPVAREGSRARVDVVGLVAFAVCAGGVTYGAVRAGDHGWSEPGTLASFTVALMALGVFLAVERRVAHPLIDLSMFRRPAFLGVMVGALAFNAAAFGMSPYTSIWLQTLLGMSPVRAGLVLLWLSAASFVVAGIGGRLLHGVPSRIPIGGGLLLIGVGCFCQAVLDAGSTASTLVPGLVLVGIGTGLVSPAIAGAALAVAPRERAGMAGGAVNTFRQLGYALGIAVFGTVLTSRMRDALPPGAAHALAGGGAPALRASLPEHTLRSAFAAGLDAALLTAGGVAVVAGAAVLALVRTPRATPAPTAAEAQQEAAVRQG encoded by the coding sequence ATGCGCTCATGGGTGCCGCTCATCGCGGTCTGTCTGGGAACGTTCATGCTGCTGCTGGACGTGACGATCGCCATCGTCGCGCTGCCCGACATGGCACGGGCGCTGCACGCGTCGCTCAGCGATCTGCAATGGGTGATGGACGGATATGCGCTGGCCCTGGCCGCGCTGCTGCTCGGCGCCGGGGCCGCGGCGGACGTGCTGGGCCACCGCAGGGTGCAGATCACCGGTGTGGTGGTGTTCGCCCTCGCCTCGCTGCTGTGCGGCCTGTCCACGGGGCCCGGGATGCTGGTGGCCGCCCGTGGGCTGCAGGGGGCGGGCGCGGCGGCGATGTTCGCGACGACACTGCCGCTGCTGGGCACGGTCTACCAGGGCAAGCAGCGGTCCACGGCACTCGGGGTGTGGGGCGCGATCAGCGGTGCCGCGGCCGCGGTGGGGCCGGTCCTCGGGGGGCTGCTCACCGACGGGCCCGGCTGGCGGTGGATCTTCTTCGTGAATCTTCCGGTGAGTGTCCTCGCGGTGGTGCTGACGCTGCGGGTGGTGCCGGAGTCCCGCCCGGTCGCACGGGAGGGTTCACGGGCCAGGGTCGATGTCGTGGGCCTGGTGGCCTTCGCGGTCTGCGCGGGCGGGGTGACCTACGGGGCGGTGCGGGCCGGCGACCACGGCTGGTCCGAGCCGGGGACGCTGGCCTCCTTCACGGTGGCGCTGATGGCGCTCGGGGTGTTTCTGGCGGTCGAACGGCGCGTCGCTCATCCGCTGATCGACCTGAGCATGTTCCGCAGGCCCGCCTTCCTCGGGGTGATGGTGGGCGCCCTGGCCTTCAACGCGGCGGCGTTCGGCATGTCGCCCTATACCTCGATCTGGTTGCAGACGCTGCTCGGCATGAGCCCGGTGCGCGCCGGGCTGGTCCTGCTGTGGCTGTCGGCGGCCTCGTTCGTCGTCGCGGGGATCGGCGGCCGGCTGCTGCACGGGGTGCCGTCGCGGATCCCGATCGGCGGCGGGCTGCTGCTGATCGGGGTCGGCTGCTTCTGCCAGGCGGTGCTCGACGCGGGTTCGACGGCGAGCACCCTGGTGCCGGGTCTGGTGCTGGTGGGCATCGGTACGGGTCTGGTGTCGCCCGCCATCGCGGGGGCCGCGCTGGCCGTGGCGCCCAGGGAGCGGGCGGGGATGGCGGGCGGCGCGGTCAACACCTTCCGCCAGCTGGGCTATGCGCTGGGCATCGCCGTCTTCGGGACGGTGCTCACCTCCCGGATGCGGGACGCCCTCCCACCCGGCGCGGCGCACGCCCTCGCGGGCGGCGGGGCGCCGGCGCTGCGCGCGTCGCTGCCGGAGCACACCCTGCGGTCCGCCTTCGCCGCCGGGCTCGACGCGGCGCTGCTGACGGCCGGCGGGGTGGCCGTGGTCGCGGGGGCGGCGGTGCTGGCCCTGGTACGGACGCCGCGGGCCACCCCGGCACCGACGGCGGCCGAGGCGCAGCAGGAAGCGGCGGTGCGGCAGGGCTGA
- a CDS encoding endonuclease/exonuclease/phosphatase family protein gives MTQAPPPPARTTPRRIHRLLPARTTTRADTAETAQGGTGPHDIGSGSWRAGVRRVITIGSRPGPWKRGPVLAALALLLGLIMLGHAEIPNRIGNLGSLTETLLPWFGLFVPVLLAGALWRRSASAVVALLLPAVVWLNIFGGLLGDKSHPGGDLTVASHNVSADNPDPAGTARDLAASGADLLALEEITAQAKPLYERELAKAYPYHTVLGTVGLWSRLPLSDTRPVDIEMDYGPLGDTKPAEVKLTYNRALRTTVATDRGPLAVYVAHLGSARVNPRAGFWTASRDRGAQALGTALAAERTERVVLLGDLNGTMDDRAFSGITARLHSAQEVAGSGFGFSWPAAFPMVRIDQILVRGVKPESSWVLPATGSDHLPVAARLSW, from the coding sequence ATGACTCAAGCCCCACCACCGCCGGCACGGACGACGCCCCGCCGCATCCACCGGCTCCTACCGGCACGGACGACGACCCGGGCGGACACGGCGGAGACCGCGCAGGGCGGCACCGGCCCCCATGACATCGGCTCCGGTTCCTGGCGCGCGGGCGTCCGGCGGGTGATCACGATCGGCTCCCGGCCCGGGCCGTGGAAGCGCGGCCCGGTGCTCGCGGCGCTGGCGCTGCTGCTGGGCCTGATCATGCTGGGGCACGCGGAGATCCCGAACCGGATCGGGAACCTCGGCAGCCTCACGGAGACCCTGCTGCCGTGGTTCGGCCTGTTCGTCCCGGTGCTGCTGGCCGGGGCACTGTGGCGCCGCTCCGCCTCCGCGGTGGTCGCGCTGCTGCTGCCGGCCGTGGTGTGGCTGAACATCTTCGGCGGGCTGCTCGGCGACAAGTCCCACCCGGGCGGCGACCTCACCGTGGCCAGCCACAACGTCAGTGCCGACAACCCCGACCCGGCCGGCACCGCCCGTGACCTGGCCGCCTCCGGCGCGGACCTGCTGGCCCTGGAGGAGATCACCGCGCAGGCGAAGCCGCTGTACGAGAGGGAACTGGCGAAGGCGTACCCGTACCACACGGTGCTGGGGACGGTCGGGCTCTGGAGCAGGCTGCCGCTGTCGGACACCCGGCCGGTCGACATCGAGATGGACTACGGGCCGCTGGGGGACACCAAGCCGGCCGAGGTCAAGTTGACCTACAACCGGGCGCTGCGCACCACGGTGGCCACCGACCGGGGTCCGCTGGCGGTGTATGTGGCTCATCTGGGCTCCGCGCGGGTGAATCCCCGGGCGGGCTTCTGGACGGCGTCACGGGACAGGGGCGCCCAGGCACTCGGCACGGCCCTCGCCGCCGAGCGCACCGAGCGGGTGGTGCTGCTCGGCGATCTGAACGGCACCATGGACGACCGCGCGTTCAGCGGCATCACCGCGCGGCTGCACTCGGCCCAGGAGGTGGCCGGCAGCGGCTTCGGCTTCAGCTGGCCGGCGGCGTTCCCGATGGTGCGGATCGACCAGATCCTGGTCCGCGGGGTGAAGCCGGAGAGCTCATGGGTGCTGCCGGCCACGGGCAGCGACCACCTGCCGGTGGCGGCCCGGCTCAGCTGGTGA
- a CDS encoding response regulator transcription factor has protein sequence MRVLIVEDEPYLAEAIRDGLRLEAIAADIAGDGHTALELLGVNTYDIAVLDRDVPGPSGDEIAAHIVASGSGMPILMLTAADRLDDKASGFGLGADDYLTKPFALRELALRLRALDRRRAHNRPPVREIAGLRLDPFRREVYRHGRYVALTRKQFAVLEVLVAAEGGVVSAEEVLERAWDENADPFTNAVRITVSALRKRLGEPWIIATVPGTGYRIDTGPGAGPEGPEGEERG, from the coding sequence ATGCGTGTGCTGATCGTCGAGGACGAACCCTATCTGGCGGAAGCCATCCGCGACGGCCTGCGCCTGGAAGCGATCGCGGCCGACATCGCGGGTGACGGCCACACCGCTCTGGAACTGCTGGGAGTCAACACCTACGACATCGCCGTCCTCGACCGGGACGTTCCCGGACCGTCCGGTGACGAGATCGCCGCACACATCGTCGCCTCCGGCAGCGGCATGCCGATCCTGATGCTCACCGCGGCCGACCGTCTCGACGACAAGGCCTCCGGGTTCGGACTCGGCGCCGACGACTACCTCACCAAGCCCTTCGCGCTCCGGGAACTCGCGCTCAGGCTCAGAGCGCTCGACCGCAGACGGGCCCACAACAGGCCGCCCGTGCGGGAGATCGCGGGTCTGCGACTGGACCCGTTTCGCCGGGAGGTCTACCGGCACGGCCGCTATGTCGCGCTGACCAGGAAGCAGTTCGCGGTGCTCGAAGTCCTGGTCGCCGCCGAGGGCGGTGTCGTCAGCGCGGAAGAAGTCCTGGAACGCGCGTGGGACGAGAACGCCGACCCGTTCACCAACGCCGTGCGCATCACCGTCTCGGCCCTGCGCAAGCGTCTCGGCGAACCCTGGATCATCGCCACCGTGCCGGGCACCGGCTACCGCATCGACACGGGACCGGGGGCCGGACCGGAAGGACCGGAAGGAGAGGAGCGTGGATAG
- a CDS encoding sensor histidine kinase translates to MDRPPGVSVRLKLTLSYTGFLMLAGVLLLAAVWLFLLRYIPERALIIPGSTDTLTPGVFPVRSSLLHVFAPRAAAVLVILLVFGLVGGWILAGRMLAPLTRITGATRTATNGSLSHRIRLPGRKDEFRELADAFDTMLARLEAHVAEQRRFAANASHELRTPLAISKALLEVARTDPDRDTGELVERLHTVNTRAIDLTEALLLLSRAEQRSFTREHLDLSLVVEEATETLLPLAEKHGVTVEIRGDLTPTFGSQALLLQLTMNLVHNAIVHNLPERGTVWVSADVRPGAAVLTVENTGEQLSPELVPTLTEPFRRGTERLRTDHAGVGLGLAIADTITQAHDGTLTLAPRPAGGIRITVELPTAAP, encoded by the coding sequence GTGGATAGACCGCCCGGGGTGAGCGTTCGCCTCAAACTCACCCTCAGCTACACCGGATTCCTGATGCTCGCCGGCGTTCTGCTGCTCGCGGCGGTGTGGCTGTTCCTGCTGCGATACATCCCCGAACGCGCGCTCATCATCCCCGGCTCCACGGACACCCTCACGCCCGGTGTCTTTCCCGTCCGGTCCAGCCTTCTGCACGTCTTCGCTCCGAGGGCGGCCGCGGTACTGGTGATCCTGCTGGTGTTCGGCCTGGTGGGAGGGTGGATCCTGGCCGGCCGGATGCTGGCCCCGCTGACCCGCATCACGGGCGCCACCCGCACGGCCACGAACGGATCACTCTCCCACCGGATCCGGCTCCCGGGCCGCAAGGACGAGTTCCGCGAACTCGCCGACGCCTTCGACACGATGCTCGCCCGGCTCGAGGCGCACGTCGCCGAACAGCGGAGATTCGCGGCCAACGCCTCCCATGAGCTGCGCACCCCGCTGGCGATCTCCAAGGCGCTCCTCGAGGTGGCCCGCACCGATCCGGACCGTGACACCGGCGAGCTCGTCGAGCGCCTGCACACCGTCAACACCCGGGCGATCGACCTCACCGAGGCGCTGCTCCTGCTCAGCCGCGCCGAACAGCGCTCCTTCACCCGAGAACACCTCGACCTCTCCCTCGTGGTGGAAGAAGCCACCGAAACCCTGCTCCCCCTCGCGGAGAAGCACGGCGTCACCGTCGAGATCCGCGGCGATCTCACCCCCACGTTCGGATCGCAGGCGCTGCTGCTCCAGCTGACCATGAACCTGGTGCACAACGCGATCGTCCACAACCTGCCCGAGCGGGGCACCGTGTGGGTCTCCGCGGACGTCCGCCCCGGGGCCGCGGTGCTCACGGTCGAGAACACCGGCGAGCAGCTCTCCCCGGAACTGGTCCCGACCCTCACCGAACCGTTCCGGCGCGGCACCGAACGCCTCCGCACCGACCACGCGGGCGTCGGCCTCGGCCTGGCCATCGCCGACACCATCACCCAGGCACACGACGGCACGCTCACCCTCGCTCCGCGCCCCGCCGGCGGGATCCGCATCACCGTGGAGCTGCCCACGGCGGCCCCGTAG
- a CDS encoding LysR substrate-binding domain-containing protein: MYDPSHLRTFLAVAQTLSFTQAARRLGLRQSTVSQHVRRLEEAAGRRLFTRDTHSVELTEDGEAMLGFARRLLEVHEQAAAFFTGTRPRGRLRFGASEDFVLTRLPEILERFRYEHPEVDLELTVELSGTLHERLAAGRLDLVLAKRRPEDPHGELVRHDRLVWIGAERLRLDPDRPVPLIVYPPPGITRARALEALEREGRPWRIVCTSGSLNGLIAAARAGLGVMAHSRGLVPPGLVRVPERAGLPELGEVDFVLLHAARPGTARSAAGALAAAILAGGDRLHRGRREPNW; the protein is encoded by the coding sequence GTGTACGACCCTTCCCATCTGCGGACGTTCCTCGCGGTGGCCCAGACGCTGAGTTTCACCCAGGCCGCCCGGCGGCTGGGGCTGCGCCAGTCCACCGTGAGCCAGCATGTGCGGCGGCTGGAGGAGGCGGCCGGGCGCCGGCTGTTCACCCGGGACACCCACTCCGTGGAGCTGACGGAGGACGGCGAGGCGATGCTCGGCTTCGCCCGGCGGCTCCTGGAGGTGCACGAGCAGGCGGCGGCGTTCTTCACCGGGACCCGGCCGCGGGGCCGGCTGCGGTTCGGCGCCTCCGAGGACTTCGTGCTGACCAGACTGCCGGAGATCCTGGAGCGCTTCCGGTACGAGCATCCCGAGGTCGACCTGGAGCTGACGGTCGAGCTGTCGGGCACGCTGCACGAACGGCTCGCGGCGGGCCGGCTCGACCTGGTGCTCGCCAAGCGGCGGCCCGAGGACCCGCACGGTGAACTGGTCCGGCACGACAGGCTGGTGTGGATCGGCGCGGAACGGCTGCGTCTCGACCCCGACCGGCCCGTTCCGCTCATCGTTTATCCCCCGCCGGGCATCACCCGCGCCCGTGCCCTGGAGGCGCTGGAGCGTGAGGGCCGGCCCTGGCGCATCGTGTGCACCAGCGGCAGCCTCAACGGTCTGATCGCGGCGGCCCGCGCCGGTCTGGGGGTGATGGCCCACTCCCGGGGGCTGGTCCCGCCCGGGCTGGTGCGTGTCCCGGAGCGTGCGGGCCTGCCGGAACTGGGCGAGGTCGACTTCGTACTGCTCCACGCGGCCCGGCCCGGCACGGCCCGGAGCGCGGCCGGGGCACTGGCGGCTGCGATCCTCGCGGGCGGCGACCGGCTGCACCGGGGTCGGCGCGAGCCGAACTGGTAG
- a CDS encoding bile acid:sodium symporter family protein encodes MKRLSWPRWMPVDPYILLLLGTVGLAALVPARGTAAPVASGAATAAIAFLFFLYGARLSTHEALAGLRHWRLHVTVLACTFLVFPALGLATRGLVPGLLTHDLYTGLLFLTLVPSTIQSSIAFTSIARGNVPAAICAGSFSSLAGIFVTPLLAAVLLGNSGGGLSTDSLVKIVLQLLVPFLAGQLLRRWVGGFLTRHRTVLGLVDRGSILLVVYTAFSEGVVQGIWHQVSLLRLGGLLVVEAALLAVMLLLTWYGGRALGFDREDRIAIQFAGSKKSLASGLPMASVLFGTHASLAVLPLMLFHQMQLMVCAVIAKRRARDPRPGDADAGRAIGAPGAVGTGSLPG; translated from the coding sequence GTGAAACGTCTGTCATGGCCTCGATGGATGCCGGTCGATCCGTACATCCTTCTGCTGCTGGGCACCGTGGGACTCGCGGCCCTCGTCCCGGCGCGGGGCACGGCCGCCCCCGTAGCATCGGGCGCTGCCACGGCCGCGATCGCCTTTCTGTTCTTTCTCTACGGGGCCCGGCTCTCCACCCATGAGGCACTGGCCGGGCTCCGGCACTGGCGACTCCATGTCACCGTGCTGGCCTGCACATTCCTCGTCTTTCCCGCACTCGGCCTCGCCACGCGCGGCCTGGTGCCGGGACTCCTGACGCACGACCTCTACACCGGCCTGCTCTTTCTGACCCTCGTCCCCTCGACCATCCAGTCGTCGATCGCCTTCACCTCCATCGCCCGCGGCAATGTGCCCGCCGCGATCTGCGCGGGCTCCTTCTCCTCGCTCGCCGGCATCTTCGTCACCCCGCTGCTCGCGGCGGTGCTGCTCGGCAACAGCGGCGGCGGTCTCTCGACGGACTCGCTCGTCAAGATCGTGCTGCAGCTGCTGGTGCCGTTCCTCGCCGGGCAGCTGCTGCGCCGCTGGGTCGGGGGCTTTCTCACGCGGCACCGTACGGTGCTGGGACTGGTGGACCGCGGCTCGATCCTGCTGGTCGTCTACACCGCGTTCAGCGAGGGCGTGGTCCAGGGCATCTGGCACCAGGTGAGCCTGCTCAGACTGGGCGGCCTCCTGGTGGTCGAGGCGGCGCTGCTGGCCGTGATGCTCCTGCTGACCTGGTACGGCGGCCGTGCCCTGGGCTTCGACCGGGAGGACCGGATCGCGATCCAGTTCGCCGGGTCGAAGAAGTCCCTCGCCTCCGGACTGCCGATGGCGAGCGTGCTGTTCGGGACGCATGCCTCGCTCGCCGTGCTGCCGCTGATGCTCTTCCACCAGATGCAGCTCATGGTCTGCGCGGTGATCGCCAAACGCCGCGCCCGCGACCCACGGCCGGGCGATGCCGACGCGGGGAGGGCCATAGGCGCACCGGGCGCGGTCGGCACGGGGAGCCTGCCAGGCTGA
- the fdhD gene encoding formate dehydrogenase accessory sulfurtransferase FdhD, whose product MGRVTERRKVIRIRNGTVSARPDTLVAEEPLEIRLNGKPLAITMRTPGDDFALAAGFLVSEGALGGQGDVQSIVYCAGATHGDGSPADDGAGAPSGPPGSNTYNVVDVRTSPGVVLPDITLERNVYTTSSCGLCGKASLDAVRTTARWPIADAPPLRVDPELLALLPDRLRAAQRVFDRTGGLHAAALFTEDGELLDVREDVGRHNAVDKLVGRALQNGDLPLSRAVLLVSGRASFELAQKAVMAGIPVLAAVSAPSSLAVDLAAETGLTLVGFLRGSSMNVYAGEHRIPLHTPAGRG is encoded by the coding sequence ATGGGACGAGTCACGGAACGACGCAAGGTGATCCGCATCCGCAACGGGACGGTCTCCGCCCGGCCGGACACGCTCGTCGCCGAGGAGCCGCTGGAGATCAGGCTCAACGGGAAGCCCCTCGCCATCACCATGCGCACCCCGGGCGACGACTTCGCGCTGGCCGCCGGGTTCCTGGTCAGCGAGGGTGCCCTGGGCGGACAGGGAGACGTGCAGAGCATCGTGTACTGCGCGGGGGCCACCCATGGGGACGGCTCCCCCGCGGACGACGGGGCCGGGGCGCCGAGCGGGCCACCGGGCTCGAACACCTACAACGTGGTGGATGTGCGGACCTCGCCGGGCGTGGTGCTGCCCGACATCACGCTGGAGCGCAATGTCTACACCACCTCCTCCTGCGGACTGTGCGGCAAGGCGAGCCTGGACGCGGTCCGCACCACGGCGCGCTGGCCCATCGCCGACGCCCCGCCGCTCCGGGTGGACCCGGAGCTGCTGGCGCTGCTCCCCGACCGGCTGCGTGCGGCCCAGCGGGTCTTCGACCGGACCGGGGGCCTGCATGCGGCGGCCCTGTTCACCGAGGACGGCGAGCTGCTCGACGTCCGCGAGGACGTGGGCCGGCACAACGCGGTGGACAAACTGGTCGGCCGCGCCCTGCAGAACGGGGATCTGCCCCTGTCCCGGGCCGTCCTGCTGGTCTCGGGCCGGGCCTCCTTCGAGCTGGCGCAGAAGGCCGTGATGGCGGGCATCCCGGTACTGGCCGCGGTCTCGGCGCCGTCGTCGCTCGCGGTGGACCTGGCCGCCGAGACCGGACTGACCCTGGTGGGCTTTCTGCGGGGCAGCTCCATGAACGTGTACGCGGGCGAGCACCGCATCCCCCTGCACACCCCGGCCGGCCGGGGCTGA
- a CDS encoding beta-ketoacyl-ACP synthase III has product MTGSRIVAVGHYQPAKVLTNEDLATMVDTNDEWIRTRVGIRTRHIAGDDEPVDELAAHAAAKALASAGLAPRDIDLVVVATSTAVDRSPNTAARVAARLGIPSPAAMDVNVVCAGFTHALATTDHAVRAGAATRALVIGADKMSEVADWSDRTTCVLVGDGAGAAVVEADPSAEAPGIGPVLWGSVPEMGHAVRIEGMPPRFAQEGQSVYRWATTQLPPIARRVCERAGTAPEDLAAVVLHQANLRIIEPLAQKLGAVNAVVARDVSESGNTSAASIPLAFSKLVERGEISTGDEVLLFGFGGNLSYAGQVVRCP; this is encoded by the coding sequence ATGACCGGCTCGCGTATCGTCGCCGTCGGCCACTACCAGCCCGCCAAGGTGCTCACCAACGAGGACCTGGCCACCATGGTCGACACCAACGACGAGTGGATCAGGACCCGGGTGGGCATCCGGACGCGTCATATCGCCGGCGACGACGAACCCGTCGACGAGCTGGCCGCGCACGCCGCAGCCAAGGCGCTCGCGTCGGCGGGACTGGCGCCCCGTGACATCGACCTGGTCGTGGTCGCCACCTCCACCGCCGTCGACCGCTCGCCCAACACCGCGGCCCGGGTCGCTGCCCGCCTCGGCATCCCCTCCCCGGCGGCGATGGACGTCAATGTCGTCTGCGCCGGTTTCACCCATGCGCTGGCCACCACCGACCACGCGGTGCGCGCGGGCGCGGCCACCCGGGCGCTCGTCATCGGGGCGGACAAGATGTCCGAGGTGGCGGACTGGAGCGACCGCACGACCTGTGTGCTGGTCGGCGACGGTGCCGGGGCCGCCGTCGTCGAGGCCGACCCGTCCGCCGAGGCGCCCGGGATCGGGCCCGTGCTGTGGGGTTCGGTGCCCGAGATGGGGCACGCGGTGCGCATCGAGGGCATGCCCCCGCGGTTCGCCCAGGAGGGCCAGAGCGTGTACCGGTGGGCGACCACCCAGCTGCCGCCCATCGCCCGCCGGGTCTGCGAGCGGGCCGGCACCGCGCCCGAGGACCTGGCCGCGGTCGTGCTGCACCAGGCCAACCTGCGCATCATCGAGCCGCTCGCCCAGAAGCTCGGTGCCGTGAACGCGGTGGTCGCCCGCGATGTCAGCGAATCCGGGAACACCTCCGCGGCGAGCATCCCGCTGGCCTTCTCCAAGCTCGTGGAACGCGGGGAGATCTCGACCGGGGACGAAGTGCTGCTCTTCGGCTTCGGCGGCAATCTGTCGTACGCGGGCCAGGTGGTCCGCTGCCCCTGA
- a CDS encoding ROK family transcriptional regulator — protein sequence MTARPANAHQARLLRLLRDGGPNSRAQLGDQIELSRSKLAVEVDRLLETGLVVADGFAASRGGRRSHNIRLAPHLRFLSVDIGATSVDVAVTNAELEVLGHLNQPMDVREGPVAVFEQALSMAAKLKATGLAEGFDGAGIGVPGPVRFPEGVPVAPPIMPGWDGFPVREALSQELGCPVMVDNDVNLMAMGEQHAGVARSVGDFLCIKIGTGIGCGIVAGGEVHRGATGSAGDIGHIQAVPEGRPCACGNRGCLEAHFGGAALARDALEAAQQGLSPELAARLETQGGLTAVDVAAAAAAGDATALDLIREGGTRTGQVIAGLVSFFNPGLVVIGGGVTGLGHTLLAAIRTQVYRQSLPLATGNLPIVLGELGHKAGVIGAARLISDHLFSPV from the coding sequence ATGACGGCACGACCGGCGAACGCGCACCAGGCCCGGCTGCTCAGGCTGTTGCGCGACGGGGGTCCCAACTCCCGCGCGCAACTGGGCGATCAGATCGAACTGTCACGGTCGAAGCTGGCCGTGGAGGTCGACCGGCTGCTGGAGACGGGGCTGGTCGTCGCGGACGGGTTCGCCGCCTCGCGCGGCGGACGCCGCTCCCACAACATCCGGCTCGCCCCCCATCTGCGCTTCCTCAGCGTCGACATCGGCGCGACCTCGGTCGACGTCGCGGTCACCAACGCCGAACTGGAGGTGCTGGGACACCTCAACCAGCCCATGGACGTACGCGAGGGCCCGGTCGCGGTCTTCGAGCAAGCCCTGTCCATGGCCGCGAAGTTGAAGGCCACCGGGCTGGCGGAGGGCTTCGACGGCGCCGGTATCGGCGTCCCGGGCCCGGTCCGCTTCCCCGAAGGCGTACCGGTCGCCCCGCCGATCATGCCGGGCTGGGACGGCTTCCCGGTCCGGGAGGCACTCAGCCAGGAACTCGGCTGCCCCGTCATGGTCGACAACGATGTGAACCTGATGGCCATGGGGGAGCAGCACGCGGGCGTCGCCCGCTCCGTGGGCGACTTCCTCTGCATCAAGATCGGTACCGGCATCGGCTGCGGCATCGTCGCCGGCGGTGAGGTCCACCGTGGTGCGACGGGCAGCGCGGGCGACATCGGCCATATCCAGGCCGTGCCCGAGGGACGCCCCTGCGCCTGTGGCAACCGGGGTTGCCTGGAGGCCCACTTCGGTGGCGCGGCCCTGGCCCGTGACGCACTGGAGGCGGCCCAGCAGGGACTGTCCCCGGAGCTCGCGGCACGGCTGGAGACCCAGGGCGGTCTCACCGCCGTCGATGTCGCCGCCGCGGCCGCCGCGGGCGACGCCACCGCGCTCGACCTCATCAGGGAGGGCGGCACCCGTACCGGCCAGGTCATCGCCGGCCTGGTCAGCTTCTTCAACCCCGGTCTCGTGGTGATCGGCGGCGGAGTGACCGGCCTCGGTCACACCCTGCTCGCCGCGATCCGCACCCAGGTCTACCGCCAGTCTCTGCCGCTGGCGACGGGCAATCTGCCCATCGTCCTCGGCGAGTTGGGCCACAAGGCCGGAGTCATCGGCGCGGCCCGCCTCATCAGCGACCACCTGTTCTCCCCCGTGTAG